A region of Arabidopsis thaliana chromosome 5, partial sequence DNA encodes the following proteins:
- a CDS encoding FBD, F-box, Skp2-like and Leucine Rich Repeat domains containing protein (FBD, F-box, Skp2-like and Leucine Rich Repeat domains containing protein; CONTAINS InterPro DOMAIN/s: F-box domain, cyclin-like (InterPro:IPR001810), F-box domain, Skp2-like (InterPro:IPR022364), Leucine-rich repeat 2 (InterPro:IPR013101); BEST Arabidopsis thaliana protein match is: F-box/RNI-like/FBD-like domains-containing protein (TAIR:AT5G22700.1); Has 2205 Blast hits to 2174 proteins in 25 species: Archae - 0; Bacteria - 0; Metazoa - 0; Fungi - 0; Plants - 2205; Viruses - 0; Other Eukaryotes - 0 (source: NCBI BLink).) gives MSNQGAIRRSGEDRISSLPDHLLSQILSNLPTENAVTTSILSTRWKDLWLSTPVLDIDIDAFDDATTFISFATRFLDSFKDSCLHKLQISFQMEAVDMWTIIPWIEDAVKRRIQHLEVDSRIDHMIDTLPLTVYLSESLVSLRLHLVMLHRFVFVSLPNLKVMHLEENIYSYAETMEKFISSCPVLEDLTVVRNVDEATEKVLRVSSQSLNSLKLVIDSSKCWYNDDSDDWKVVIDAPQLVYLSLKDDQSVSFVINNLCSSAKADIKVSFNVSDIWDLEESFERSNVGKFLTGLSSLRDMTISGTTLKVYMHTNI, from the coding sequence ATGAGTAACCAAGGAGCAATTCGTAGATCTGGAGAAGATAGGATAAGTAGCTTACCTGATCATTTGCTAAGTCAGATACTCTCTAATCTTCCTACAGAGAATGCTGTTACTACTAGCATTTTGTCCACCAGATGGAAAGATCTCTGGCTTTCAACCCCTGTCTTGGATATAGACATTGATGCTTTCGATGATGCCACTACATTCATCAGTTTCGCCACTcggtttcttgattcttttaaAGATTCATGCTTACACAAGCTCCAGATTTCTTTTCAGATGGAAGCTGTTGATATGTGGACAATCATACCGTGGATCGAAGACGCTGTTAAGCGTAGAATCCAACATCTTGAAGTTGACAGTCGTATTGATCATATGATTGATACGCTGCCTCTAACCGTTTACTTAAGTGAGAGTTTGGTTTCATTGAGACTTCATCTTGTGATGCTGCATCGTTTCGTGTTTGTGTCATTACCTAATCTTAAGGTGATGCATTTAGAAGAGAATATCTATTCTTATGCTGAGACTATGGAGAAGTTTATCTCATCATGCCCGGTTCTTGAAGATTTAACTGTTGTTAGAAATGTAGATGAAGCCACTGAGAAGGTTTTAAGGGTGAGCTCTCAGTCACTAAACAGTCTCAAACTCGTTATTGATAGTTCCAAGTGTTGGTATAATGATGATAGTGACGATTGGAAGGTTGTCATTGATGCTCCTCAGCTCGTGTATCTAAGTCTTAAAGATGATCAGTCAGTGAGTTTTGTGATAAACAATTTGTGTTCATCTGCAAAGGCAGATATCAAGGTCAGTTTTAATGTGTCCGATATTTGGGATCTAGAGGAGTCGTTCGAGAGAAGCAATGTCGGTAAATTTCTCACCGGGCTCTCAAGCTTAAGGGACATGACTATTAGTGGAACAACTTTGAAGGTATATAtgcatacaaatatataa
- a CDS encoding F-box/RNI-like/FBD-like domains-containing protein (F-box/RNI-like/FBD-like domains-containing protein; CONTAINS InterPro DOMAIN/s: F-box domain, cyclin-like (InterPro:IPR001810), FBD (InterPro:IPR013596), F-box domain, Skp2-like (InterPro:IPR022364), FBD-like (InterPro:IPR006566), Leucine-rich repeat 2 (InterPro:IPR013101); BEST Arabidopsis thaliana protein match is: FBD, F-box, Skp2-like and Leucine Rich Repeat domains containing protein (TAIR:AT5G22660.2); Has 2175 Blast hits to 2122 proteins in 27 species: Archae - 0; Bacteria - 0; Metazoa - 1; Fungi - 0; Plants - 2174; Viruses - 0; Other Eukaryotes - 0 (source: NCBI BLink).) — protein sequence MSTKRGVTSQDSISLLPDDLLCRILSNLPTKVAVRTSVLSKRWKRFSLSVPLLEFNVSEFHGYYEFARVVHGFLDTSRETCIHKLKLAFEKKQHDRSYLTQWIHNAVKRKVQHLDIGRWSYLGQELIPHSLYTCETLVSLRLHNVSLPDFDHVSLPRLKTMHLIDNIYPNDALLENLISSCPVLEDLNVSRDVENIVKVLRVRSLSLKSLILALDGDRYGDIEDDSWEVVIDAPRLSYLSLRDDQSKSFVLSSVTSPAKVDIDVTFDVVRSVLKNFLLTRSVVRNFFTRLSSVRDMTMSGTTLKVLSRYMRHEPLPQFPNMIQFYAVFCNSDLEKLPNFLESCPNLKSLVLELEVFKKNDLLILSSSIPKCLRSSLEHVEIHTPISGAEAEMKLVKYFLENSAVLKKFTLQLGCKRMDEESIIFKELLRFRRCSASCEVVVEV from the exons ATGAGCACGAAGAGAGGAGTAACAAGTCAAGATAGTATAAGTTTGTTACCGGATGATTTGCTGTGTCGGATACTCTCTAATCTTCCTACAAAGGTTGCTGTTAGGACTAGTGTTTTGTCCAAGAGATGGAAAAGATTCAGTCTTTCGGTTCCTCTGTTGGAATTTAACGTTTCAGAGTTCCATGGTTACTATGAATTTGCGCGTGTTGTCCATGGTTTTCTAGATACCTCTAGAGAGACATGCATACACAAACTCAAACttgcttttgaaaaaaaacagCATGATAGGTCTTACTTGACGCAGTGGATCCACAATGCGGTTAAGCGTAAAGTACAACATTTGGATATAGGTCGTTGGAGTTATTTAGGTCAGGAGCTGATACCCCATAGCCTTTACACCTGTGAGACTCTGGTATCCTTGCGACTCCATAATGTGTCATTGCCTGATTTTGATCATGTTTCTCTACCTCGTCTCAAAACAATGCATTTAATAGACAACATTTACCCTAATGATGCTCTTCTGGAGAATCTAATCTCATCTTGCCCAGTTCTTGAAGATTTAAATGTCTCTAGAGATGTAGAGAACATTGTTAAGGTTTTACGAGTGCGTTCTCTGTCGTTAAAGAGTCTCATACTTGCTCTCGATGGTGATCGGTATGGGGATATTGAAGATGATAGTTGGGAGGTTGTGATTGATGCTCCTAGACTCAGCTATTTGAGTCTTAGAGATGACCAGTCTAAAAGTTTCGTATTAAGTAGTGTGACTTCACCTGCCAAGGTAGATATTGATGTAACTTTCGATGTGGTGAGAAGTGTATTGAAAAATTTCCTGTTAACGAGAAGTGTAGTGAGAAACTTCTTCACCAGGCTCTCGAGCGTAAGGGACATGACTATGAGTGGAACAACTttaaag GTCCTCTCTCGCTACATGAGACACGAACCACTGCCTCAGTTTCCTAACATGATCCAATTCTATGCGGTCTTTTGTAACTCTGATTTGGAAAAGTTGCCAAACTTTCTTGAGAGCTGTCcaaatctcaaatctcttGTATTG GAACTGGAGGTATTTAAGAAGAACGACTTACTTATTCTCTCATCATCAATTCCAAAATGTTTGAGATCATCTCTGGAGCACGTTGAGATTCATACACCGATAAGCGGAGCTGAAGCTGAAATGAAACTAGTAAAGTACTTCCTCGAGAATTCGGCAGTGCTCAAGAAGTTTACATTGCAATTGGGTTGTAAGAGAATGGACGAAGAGTCTATCATCTTCAAGGAACTCTTGAGATTTAGGAGATGTTCTGCTTCTtgtgaagttgttgttgaagttTGA
- a CDS encoding F-box protein (FUNCTIONS IN: molecular_function unknown; INVOLVED IN: biological_process unknown; LOCATED IN: endomembrane system; BEST Arabidopsis thaliana protein match is: F-box/RNI-like superfamily protein (TAIR:AT5G22720.2); Has 65 Blast hits to 64 proteins in 2 species: Archae - 0; Bacteria - 0; Metazoa - 0; Fungi - 0; Plants - 65; Viruses - 0; Other Eukaryotes - 0 (source: NCBI BLink).), producing MTFKFSCDQNLDWIKIKNSLDLDFDFVEICYLCFFFLDLDSKEFLDYNAFVGYIYEQVPRFYREEKICLDKLSILKDVNDKSCVTRWIDFVATPKLKDLDVEFGPLKRECLEVMPVSLYICQTLLYLRLHRYCLVVSSLFHYLVSGLDGFLSFAPQFLLSSLEFVEIKSIHHCHLCEKKLALCTLQKTLQSSRNLFCVRAVPFEKKIYSHFRGYLAHVKLSMLLTFKMTCRWFLL from the coding sequence ATGACTTTTAAGTTTTCCTGTGATCAGAATTTAGATTggattaaaatcaaaaacagtTTGGacttggattttgattttgttgaaatctgttatttatgttttttttttttggatttggacTCTAAAGAGTTCCTAGATTACAATGCCTTTGTgggttatatatatgaacaagTTCCTAGATTCTATagggaagaaaaaatatgCTTGGACAAGCTAAGTATTCTAAAGGATGTGAATGACAAGTCTTGTGTCACGCGTTGGATAGATTTTGTGGCTACGCCTAAACTTAAGGATCTTGATGTTGAGTTTGGTCCTCTGAAGCGTGAGTGTTTGGAAGTGATGCCTGTAAGCCTCTATATCTGTCAGACACTCCTTTACTTAAGACTCCATCGGTATTGTTTGGTAGTTTCGAGTTTGTTTCATTACCTCGTCTCAGGACTAGATGGATTCCTCTCGTTCGCACCTCAGTTTTTGCTGTCATCGCTCGAGTTTGTAGAGATAAAAAGCATACACCATTGTCATCTTTGTGAGAAGAAACTTGCCTTGTGTACTTTGCAGAAAACTCTGCAATCCTCAAGAAATTTGTTCTGTGTTCGAGCGGTCCCATTCGAGAAGAAGATTTACTCGCATTTCCGTGGCTATCTAGCACATGTCAAATTGTCTATGTTGCTGACCTTCAAAATGACTTGTAGGTGGTTCTTACTATGA
- a CDS encoding FBD, F-box, Skp2-like and Leucine Rich Repeat domains containing protein (FBD, F-box, Skp2-like and Leucine Rich Repeat domains containing protein; FUNCTIONS IN: molecular_function unknown; INVOLVED IN: biological_process unknown; LOCATED IN: cellular_component unknown; CONTAINS InterPro DOMAIN/s: FBD (InterPro:IPR013596), F-box domain, cyclin-like (InterPro:IPR001810), F-box domain, Skp2-like (InterPro:IPR022364), FBD-like (InterPro:IPR006566), Leucine-rich repeat 2 (InterPro:IPR013101); BEST Arabidopsis thaliana protein match is: F-box/RNI-like/FBD-like domains-containing protein (TAIR:AT5G22700.1); Has 2291 Blast hits to 2253 proteins in 26 species: Archae - 0; Bacteria - 0; Metazoa - 1; Fungi - 0; Plants - 2290; Viruses - 0; Other Eukaryotes - 0 (source: NCBI BLink).) has product MSNQGAIRRSGEDRISSLPDHLLSQILSNLPTENAVTTSILSTRWKDLWLSTPVLDIDIDAFDDATTFISFATRFLDSFKDSCLHKLQISFQMEAVDMWTIIPWIEDAVKRRIQHLEVDSRIDHMIDTLPLTVYLSESLVSLRLHLVMLHRFVFVSLPNLKVMHLEENIYSYAETMEKFISSCPVLEDLTVVRNVDEATEKVLRVSSQSLNSLKLVIDSSKCWYNDDSDDWKVVIDAPQLVYLSLKDDQSVSFVINNLCSSAKADIKVSFNVSDIWDLEESFERSNVGKFLTGLSSLRDMTISGTTLKIICHYLKHEPMPQFRNMTRLHAKFYVCDLEMLPCVLESCPNLKSLVLKLKGEMENEEISLSSSVPKCLQSSLENVEIIRPNYGSGEEMKLSKYFLENSLVLKKFKLCRDCHSEEQESLVVRELMTFQRCSSACEINVVRFQR; this is encoded by the exons ATGAGTAACCAAGGAGCAATTCGTAGATCTGGAGAAGATAGGATAAGTAGCTTACCTGATCATTTGCTAAGTCAGATACTCTCTAATCTTCCTACAGAGAATGCTGTTACTACTAGCATTTTGTCCACCAGATGGAAAGATCTCTGGCTTTCAACCCCTGTCTTGGATATAGACATTGATGCTTTCGATGATGCCACTACATTCATCAGTTTCGCCACTcggtttcttgattcttttaaAGATTCATGCTTACACAAGCTCCAGATTTCTTTTCAGATGGAAGCTGTTGATATGTGGACAATCATACCGTGGATCGAAGACGCTGTTAAGCGTAGAATCCAACATCTTGAAGTTGACAGTCGTATTGATCATATGATTGATACGCTGCCTCTAACCGTTTACTTAAGTGAGAGTTTGGTTTCATTGAGACTTCATCTTGTGATGCTGCATCGTTTCGTGTTTGTGTCATTACCTAATCTTAAGGTGATGCATTTAGAAGAGAATATCTATTCTTATGCTGAGACTATGGAGAAGTTTATCTCATCATGCCCGGTTCTTGAAGATTTAACTGTTGTTAGAAATGTAGATGAAGCCACTGAGAAGGTTTTAAGGGTGAGCTCTCAGTCACTAAACAGTCTCAAACTCGTTATTGATAGTTCCAAGTGTTGGTATAATGATGATAGTGACGATTGGAAGGTTGTCATTGATGCTCCTCAGCTCGTGTATCTAAGTCTTAAAGATGATCAGTCAGTGAGTTTTGTGATAAACAATTTGTGTTCATCTGCAAAGGCAGATATCAAGGTCAGTTTTAATGTGTCCGATATTTGGGATCTAGAGGAGTCGTTCGAGAGAAGCAATGTCGGTAAATTTCTCACCGGGCTCTCAAGCTTAAGGGACATGACTATTAGTGGAACAACTTTGAAG ATCATTTGTCACTACTTGAAGCACGAGCCGATGCCTCAGTTTCGTAACATGACGCGGTTACATGCGAAATTCTATGTTTGTGATTTGGAAATGTTGCCATGCGTTCTTGAGAGCTGTCCAAATCTCAAATCACTTGTCTTG AAGCTGAAAGGTGAAatggaaaatgaagaaatcagTCTATCATCATCAGTGCCGAAGTGTTTGCAATCAAGCCTTGAGAATGTTGAGATTATACGACCAAACTATGGAAGTGGAGAAGAGATGAAACTATCAAAATATTTCCTTGAGAATTCGCTAGTCCTCAAGAAGTTTAAGCTATGCAGAGATTGTCATAGCGAGGAACAAGAGTCTCTCGTCGTTAGGGAACTCATGACATTCCAGAGATGTTCTAGTGCTTGTGAAATCAACGTTGTTAGATTTCAAAGATAG
- a CDS encoding Disease resistance protein (TIR-NBS-LRR class) family → MALSYRNWLYDVFPSFSGEDVRVTFLSHFLKELDRKLISVFKDNDIQRSQSLDPELKLAIRDSRIAIVVFSKNYAASSWCLDELLEIVKCKEEFGQIVIPVFYGLDPCHVRKQSGEFGIVFENTCQTKTDDEIQKWRRALTDVANILGFHSSNWDNEATMVEDIANDVLAKLNLTTTSNDFEGFVGIEGHIAKISLMLCLECKQVRMFGIWGPSGIGKTTIARALFSRISRHFQGSVFLDRAFVSKSMEIYSGGNVDNYNAKLHLQGKFLSEILRAKDIKISNLGVVGERLKHMKVLIFIDDLDDQVVLDALASKPHWFGCGSRIIVITKDKQFFRAHGIGLFYEVGLPSDKLALEMFSQSAFRQNSPPPGFTELASEVSKRSGNLPLALNVLGSHLRGRDKEDWIDMLPRLRKGLDGKIEKILRVGYDELSNKDDKAIFRLIACLFNGAEISYIKLLLADSNLGVTIGLKNLVDKSLIRIGCDTVEMHSMLQEMGREIVREQSIYEPGEREFLVDSTDILDVLNDNTGTKKVLGISFDMSEIEELHIHKRAFKRMPNLRFLRFYKKLGKQSKEARLHLQEGFDKFFPPKLKLLSWDDYPMRRMPSNFHAGYLVVLRMQHSKLEKLWQGVQPLTCLREMQLWGSKKLKEIPDLSLATNLETLYLNDCSSLVELPSSIKNLNKLWDLGMKGCEKLELLPTDINLKSLYRLDLGRCSRLKSFPDISSNISELYLNRTAIEEVPWWIQKFSRLKRLRMRECKKLKCISPNISKLKHLEMLDFSNCIATTEEEALVQQQSVLKYLIFPGGQVPLYFTYQATGSSLAIPLSLHQSSLSQQLLGFRACVVLDAESMSSELYVIDIKVCCRLSGKRSNLFDSADCRDAFFTPQMDSHLVIFDCCFPLNQDNVRLAELNNDKVVTEFHFTSISRCKITGVGVRFLRDCSLPENHHNDPNILAPNCGCPETEHSDEYGEFGVETKRSRKRKRVSIRHNMYTILDMCPSSVSGSTTYYFV, encoded by the exons ATGGCTCTTTCTTATCGCAATTGGTTGTACGACGTGTTCCCGAGCTTCAGCGGAGAAGACGTACGTGTAACTTTCCTCAGCCACTTTCTGAAGGAGCTTGATCGGAAATTGATTAGTGTATTCAAAGACAACGATATCCAGAGAAGTCAATCGCTCGATCCCGAGCTTAAACTGGCGATTAGGGATTCGAGGATTGCAATCGTCGTCTTCTCCAAAAACTACGCTGCTTCTAGCTGGTGCCTTGACGAGTTGCTGGAGATTGTGAAATGTAAAGAAGAGTTTGGTCAAATTGTAATTCCCGTTTTCTACGGTTTGGATCCTTGTCATGTTAGGAAACAGAGTGGCGAATTCGGAATTGTGTTTGAAAACACTTGCCAGACCAAAACAGATGATGAGATACAAAAATGGCGGAGAGCATTGACTGATGTAGCTAACATCCTCGGGTTTCATTCTTCCAACTG gGATAATGAAGCAACCATGGTTGAAGATATAGCCAATGATGTTTTGGCTAAACTGAATTTAACTACAACATCTAATGACTTTGAGGGTTTTGTTGGCATCGAAGGTCATATCGCAAAGATTAGTTTAATGTTGTGCTTGGAATGTAAACAAGTGAGGATGTTTGGGATTTGGGGACCTTCTGGTATTGGAAAGACTACCATTGCTAGAGCTCTGTTTAGTCGAATCTCTCGTCATTTCCAAGGTAGCGTTTTCTTAGACAGAGCTTTCGTGTCTAAGAGTATGGAAATTTATAGTGGAGGCAACGTGGACAACTACAACGCCAAGCTGCATTTGCAAGGAAAGTTTTTGTCTGAAATTTTAAGAGCAAAAGACATAAAGATATCTAATTTAGGTGTTGTGGGAGAGAGGCTAAAGCATATGaaagttttaatctttattgatgatttGGATGATCAAGTGGTGTTAGATGCTTTGGCGAGTAAACCTCATTGGTTTGGTTGTGGGAGCAGAATCATTGTTATTACAAAAGATAAGCAATTTTTTAGGGCTCATGGGATTGGTCTTTTTTACGAAGTGGGTCTCCCATCTGATAAACTAGCTCTAGAGATGTTCTCTCAGTCTGCTTTCAGGCAAAACTCTCCACCTCCTGGTTTCACAGAGCTTGCTTCTGAAGTTTCAAAACGTTCTGGTAATCTTCCTTTGGCTCTTAATGTTTTGGGTTCGCATCTTCGAGGGAGGGACAAAGAAGATTGGATTGATATGTTGCCAAGGCTTCGAAAAGGTTTGGATGGGAAGattgagaaaatattaagAGTTGGCTACGATGAGTTAAGTAATAAAGATGATAAAGCTATATTTCGTCTCATCGCATGTCTCTTCAATGGTGCGGAAATCAGTTACATCAAGCTGCTACTTGCAGATAGTAACTTGGGTGTTACCATTGGGCTTAAAAACCTAGTTGATAAGTCCCTCATACGTATTGGGTGTGACACTGTGGAGATGCACAGCATGTTACAAGAAATGGGTAGAGAAATTGTTCGGGAACAGTCCATTTACGAGCCTGGAGAACGGGAATTTCTGGTGGATTCGACGGATATTTTGGATGTACTTAATGATAACACT GGTACGAAAAAGGTTTTAGGTATATCATTTGATATGTCTGAGATTGAGGAGTTGCACATACATAAGAGAGCCTTCAAAAGGATGCCTAATCTCAGGTTCTTAagattttacaagaaattagGGAAGCAGAGTAAAGAAGCCAGATTGCACCTACAAGAAGGCTTTGACAAGTTTTTCCCCCCTAAACTCAAATTACTGAGTTGGGATGACTACCCGATGAGGCGTATGCCTTCTAACTTTCATGCTGGATATCTCGTTGTACTGAGAATGCAACACAGCAAGCTCGAAAAGTTATGGCAAGGAGTTCAG ccGCTTACATGCCTCAGGGAGATGCAGTTGTGGGGAtcaaaaaaactgaaagaaatCCCAGATCTCTCGTTGGCCACCAATCTTGAAACACTTTATCTCAACGATTGCTCGAGTTTAGTGGAGCTTCCTTCCTCTATCAAGAATCTGAATAAACTGTGGGACTTGGGTATGAAAGGATGTGAAAAGCTGGAGCTTCTTCCAACCGACATCAACCTCAAATCTCTCTATCGCCTTGATCTTGGTAGATGCTCACGGTTGAAGAGTTTTCCTGATATCTCAAGTAACATTTCAGAGCTCTATCTGAATCGAACAGCGATTGAAGAAGTTCCTTGGTGGATCCAGAAATTCTCCAGGCTTAAACGTTTACGTATGAGGGAATGCAAAAAGCTCAAATGTATATCTCCAAACATCTCCAAACTGAAACATCTTGAGATGCTCGACTTTTCAAACTGCATAGCAactacagaagaagaagctcttgtTCAACAACAATCAGTTTTGAAGTATCTCATATTTCCAGGAGGACAAGTGCCTTTGTATTTCACTTACCAAGCTACTGGAAGCTCTTTGGCCATCCCTTTGTCATTACATCagagctctctctctcaacaATTATTGGGATTTAGGGCTTGCGTCGTGCTTGATGCTGAATCTATGTCCTCCGAGTTATACGTAATTGATATCAAGGTATGTTGTCGCTTGAGTGGTAAACGCAGCAACCTCTTTGATTCCGCTGACTGTCGGGATGCCTTCTTTACACCTCAGATGGATAGTcatttggttatatttgattgttgtttccCTCTAAACCAAGATAACGTTCGTCTAGCTGAACTGAACAATGATAAGGTGGTCACAGAGTTTCATTTCACTAGTATTTCTCGCTGCAAAATAACAGGAGTCGGTGTACGCTTCCTCAGGGACTGTTCATTACCAGAGAACCATCATAATGATCCAAATATTCTTGCACCTAATTGTGGATGCCCTGAGACTGAACACTCTGATGAGTATGGAGAATTCGGTGTAGAGACGAAAAGAAGTAGGAAGCGAAAGCGGGTAAGCATTAGGCATAACATGTACACAATACTAGATATGTGTCCCAGTTCTGTTTCAGGATCAACCA